The genome window CATCAAAATTAAAATTAACTTGTTTTTTTAAAAAACCATCACTAATAATAATTTGCTCACATTCAATGGCTTTATCTTCTGCCTGAATCCATTTACTATTATCAATAGATTTCACCTGAGTAACTTGATAATTAGTTAATACATTAATGCTCATACTTTCCAATTGACATTGAATCAAAAAAGCAATATCAGCATCCTCCCAAGGCAAAATATGCTCCTGTGTGGTTAACAAAGTTACCTTTTTTTGATGACGAATCAATAAACTACTGATGTTAATCGCCATTTCATCATCACCAATCACCACCAAATTATTGGGTAATGAATCTATATCCCATGATGTAAAAACGTCATAACCAGTTAAATAATTAATATCCTCAATACCAACCCAATCAGGATACTGATAATTATATAAAGGAGTGGTAATAACATAACCATTAGCCATTAAAATATCGTTTTTAGTTTTAATAGCTGTTTTATTACTCTCTAAAGTAAATTGAAAATCAGAAAAAATAACATCAACTTCCAAACTGTCTAATTCAGGTAATAATACATCTTCAATTAATCTCTTTTTTTCCTCCAAAATATCTTCCCGATTATGAAAACTATTAGGAGATAAAAGTTCAGTTTGTAACTGTTGAAATAAATATTTTCTACCTTCTTCCGCCCCAAAATTAACATCAATAATCAAGGCAACCCTAGCCCCAAAATTAGCGGCATATTTAGCTCCCCAAATGGCTTCTAAACTACCACCAAGAATAATTAAATCATAGGTTAACTTCATGGGAAATAATACTAAACCTGAGTTAGTAAAGAGTCAACCATCGTTAAAGCCCTTTCACCATAGGCTTGATAACGTTCTCGTTTATTTTTGATTTTTGTCTCGAAGGTAGGCAAAATCCCGAAGTTAGGGGGCATGGGTTGAAAATGCTTGGCATCAGCAGAGCTAATAAAATCAAATAATGCTCCCATCATAGTAACAGGGGATAAGACCAATGGCTCTTGATTTTTATATACCCTAGCGGCGTTTGTACCTGCTAACCAACCCCCTGCAGAGGCTGCGGTATAGCCTTCTGTGCCTATTAGTTGCCCCGCCGCCAAAAGGTTAGGATTTGTTTTAAATTGTAGGGTAGCATGGAGTAGTTGAGGAGCATTGAGAAAGGTGTTTTTGTGCATTACTCCCATTCTCACAAATTCGGCATTTTCTAAACCTGGGATAAGACGAAATACTCTTTTTTGTTCACCCCAACGAAGGTTAGTCTGAAAACCGACCATATTCCAAAGTTGCCCGGCTTTGTCCTCTTGTCGCAGTTGTACCACGGCATAGGGACGTTTATCTTTGTTTTCCCGAAAGTCACCAAGACGAGAATCAAATAAGCCAATGGGTTTGAGGGGGCCATATCTCATGGTTTCTTCTCCCCTTTGGGCTAATTCTTCGATGGGTAAACAACCTTCAAAAAAGTTAGAGGTTTCCCTGTCAAAGTCTTTTAATTCTGCTTGTTCGGCTTTTGATAATTCTTGCCAAAAATTAATATACTGCTCTTTATTCATGGGGCAGTTGAGATAGGCAGCTTCTCCTTTGTCGTAACGGGAAGCAAAAAAGGCGATATCTTGGTTGATGGATTCACCGACAATGATAGGGCTAGCGGCATCAAAAAAGCTCATATATTCCATGCCTGTTAAGCCTTGTAATTCGGTGGCTAAACTTTCGGTGGTGAGAGGACCTGTGGCTAAAACGACGATGGTATCGGGGGGAATTGATTTGATTTCTTCCCGTTTAAGGGTGATTAGGGGGTGATTATCTAGGGTTTGGGTCAAATCTTGACTAAATACCCCTCTATCCACTGCTAATGCCCCTCCTGCGGGGACTTTGTGTTTGTCGGCAGTTTGAATAATTATGGAGTTGAGACGGCGTAATTCTTCGTGAAGTAATCCTGCGGCTCTATCGGTGGCATCAGCTCCAAAGGAGTTGCTACATACTAATTCGGCTAGGTGTTCGCTATGGTGCGCTGGGCTATGTCTGACAGGGCGCATTTCGTAGAGTGTGACGGGAATCCCTGCTTGGGCTATTTGCCATGTGGCTTCTGTTCCTGCTAAACCACCACCAATTACGATAATACCTTTTTGGCTCATTATGCTTGTTGTAACCTTGTCTGTAGAGTTTGTTTGTTTCTATTTTACTTGTTTTAGCAAGTATTTGATTGTTTTGAGGAGTTGCATTCTGTCTTTGATAAATTCTTCTTTGACGATGTAGGCATCTCCTCCTTGTTTTTGGGCCCAGTGAATGTCAAAGTCTTGGTTTTTTGTGGAGCAGAAGATGACGGGAACTTTTTTGGTGCTAGGATTTTCTTTGATCCATCTACAAAGTTCATAGCCATTCATTTCGGGCATGACTACGTCGGTGATAACAAGGTTAAATTTTTCGGCTTTTAATACTTCGATCGCCTCTACCCCGTTAGTTGCTTCTGCTACCTGAATATTAAATTGTTTGAGTGTATCACAAATCACCTCTCGGGGAGCATGACTGTCATCAACTACTAAGATTTTAATCATGATTTGATCGATGATAAATAGTTAAGAAGAGTAGATCAATTAAAGAATCTGAGCCTTACGGTTTATTATACCTAAAAATGGTTAAATATTTCGTTAACGTCTAATAAGACTTCGGAATCCGGCTTATTATTGTCTATCAAAATTACTTTTTTTTCGTCGGTAATTTCACCTATTATTTTTATTTTGCCGTGAGCTTCGTTTACTAAGTGCTGAGCGTTTTTTGGAGATAAACATAATACTAATTCAAAATCTTCTCCCCCAAATAATGTCCATTTTAAAGCTGTTTTACTGTCAGTAATTTTGAGGACTTCTGGAGCAACGGGAATTTTGTCTAAGTATATTCTCGCACCTTTATTACTTTGTTGACAAATTTGTATGATGGCATCGGCTAATCCATCGCTACTGTCCATCCCTGTGATACTTCCACTATTATGGAGTTGGGGTAATAAATCGAGGCGAGGTTGGGGTTTTTGGTGGGCAAGAATTAATTTTTCTTTGCTTTGTTCGTCTAAATTCTGATATTTTTCAGGGGATAAAAGGATTTCTAGCCCCCCCCGTGATAACCCATGGATGCCAGTAATAACTATGACATCTCCTGTTTTAGCAGTATTTCTAAGGATCTTTTGGTTTGGTTTTACCTCTCCTAGGGCCGTAATGGCGATCGCCCTTACTTTTCCCCTTGTCAAATCACCCCCCACAATAGTTGTATCAAACTGGGTTAAACAATCCCTCATGCCCTGATAAAGGGACTCTACCCAATGCCAAGGAGTATTAGGAGAAAGAGAAAGAGCAACCGTAATCCCCAAAGGATAAGCCCCCATGGCAGCTAAATCAGACAAATTCGCCGCTACACTGCGCCAACCTACCATATAAGGGGGTGTAGTGCGATCGCTAAAATGCACATCATCCACCAACATATCACTCGTTACCACCAACTGCATCCCTTCAGACACATCCAAAACCGCTCCATCATCCCCCACCAAACTAGGATGACAATAGTTTTTTAACCGTCTTAATAACTCATGTTCCCCCAAATCTTTTATTAACTCCATCCCCAAAAATTTCTATAATAGAAGTAGAAAACCCTTATTAATTGTCAGTTGACAAAGATCAATTGTCAATCCACGACCTATGACAGAAGGCTTAATCCATTCCCTCGAAAGTTGTGGCACCGTCGATGGCCCCGGTATCCGATTCGTTATATTTACCCAAGGTTGCCCCCTGCGTTGCTTATACTGCCACAACCCCGACTGCCGACATATCGAAGAAGGTAAAAGTAAAAAAGTAACCACCGAAGAATTAATCAAAGAAATCAAAAAATATCGCTCCTACTTTCAATACTCTGGCGGAGGCGTAACCGTGACAGGAGGAGAACCATTAATGCAACCAGAATTTGTAAAGTCAATCTTTGAAAGTTGCCATAAACTCGGCATTCATACCACCCTAGACACCTCTGGCTATGTCACCCTCAATGCCGCCAAACCCGTTCTTGAACACACCGATCTAGTATTATTAGATATAAAATCTTTTAACCCTGACATTTATCGCACCGTAACCAGTGTATCCCTAGAACCTACCCTAAATTTTGCTCGATATTTAGCCGAAATTAAAAAACCCACTTGGATTAGATTTGTACTGGTTCCAGGATTAACAGATGTAGAAGATAATGTTTTAGGATTAGCCAAGTTTGTATCCCAACTAGATAACGTAGAGAAAGTAGAGATACTGCCCTTCCATAAAATGGGAGAATATAAATGGGAACAACTAGGCTTTGACTATAAACTAAAAAATACTGAACCTCCGAGTCAAGAGCTAATGGAGAAAGTTATAAAAATCTTTCAAAGTTATGACTTAGTAGTTCAGTAGGAACTTATTTTGCATATAAAAAAGCTCCGAAGGAAGTAAAAATTACTTCCCAAAAAAGCAGTTAATTACTTAAATTTAGATGTAGCTTCTTCAAAGGCAGTGCCTAATTCTTCCCATGCCCCTTGAAAGCCCTTCACAACGCTTTCCCAAGCATCATCACTAGAGGCTTTTAACTTTTGTAAATTAGCCTCCATATCCGCTTTTTTACCTTCTAAATATTTTATTTTACTCTGTAAATCAGCCTGAGCATCTTCCCCTACTTTATCGGCTTCCGCCTTCAGAGAATCAATTTTGGCTCCCCACTCTTTAAGGGTGTTTTCCATTTGTCCTTGTTTAACTTCTCTATTTTCCATAATTGTGAATTACTCCAAAAATATGTTTCATTTTCATCATAGATAAAACATATTTTTTTTGCCATCGTATAAAATTACGGTAATCCGCATTAATGTACTTTCTTTTGTCACTTTATGGAAAGAATAAATATTACAAAAAATGATTTATCTACGGTTAAAATTGAGCTTATAATGTTGCATATAATATATAGAATGGCATAATCATAACATTAAATTAGGTTTAACATTTAAGTAAAACCATATTATGTATAGAATCACCCTTGCTTGGCAGGAAAATAGGCAAATTCGCAGTCGAACTATCGCTGATGATGATTACACCCTCTATCCTCAAAAGATCATTATTGGTAGAGGAGATGAAAAACAATGTGATATAACTTTAACACACTCCGATCCTATGATCATTCGGACAGTTTCCCAAGCTCACCTAGAAATTTTTTATGACCAAGGAAAAAATAAATTTCTAGCCAAAAACTTAACTCAAAATCGTCAAACACAAAAAAAACCCAATCCCCTCATCATTGACAGGAAAAAAGTTATTAGTGACACTGTAGAAATAAATGAAAATACTGTCATAAAATTAGGCAAAATTACCATGGTGGTCAGAAATATAGAACTACCTGATCATTGCGGAGAATACATAATCAAATGTTCAGGCCCCAAAGAACATATCCTCAGTAAAGAACATGAAGGTTTAAATTGCCCCTATTGTGGCTATGTCGTTTTTACAGGAACAACCCTTAAATAAAAAATAACAGACCTAAAAGCC of Cyanobacterium sp. HL-69 contains these proteins:
- a CDS encoding mercuric reductase; the protein is MKLTYDLIILGGSLEAIWGAKYAANFGARVALIIDVNFGAEEGRKYLFQQLQTELLSPNSFHNREDILEEKKRLIEDVLLPELDSLEVDVIFSDFQFTLESNKTAIKTKNDILMANGYVITTPLYNYQYPDWVGIEDINYLTGYDVFTSWDIDSLPNNLVVIGDDEMAINISSLLIRHQKKVTLLTTQEHILPWEDADIAFLIQCQLESMSINVLTNYQVTQVKSIDNSKWIQAEDKAIECEQIIISDGFLKKQVNFNFDGLEEQKQSIFNFNETNLIVNKKLQTHHSLIYCVGGLLGGYNHLNIAKEEIRVAINNILFLNFNKINYDEIPYDINIISGVSRIGYSESQVKSLYGDSWESFVIKDTFLSPFDLEQKHFYIKLIVSKTNEILGCHCWGYKRELLMNIIGVMIKTNNNIKYLFTIAISDDFVRGIVNELEIMFAKKKYSRKFSLLESWFIWRRK
- the trmFO gene encoding methylenetetrahydrofolate--tRNA-(uracil-5-)-methyltransferase TrmFO, translating into MSQKGIIVIGGGLAGTEATWQIAQAGIPVTLYEMRPVRHSPAHHSEHLAELVCSNSFGADATDRAAGLLHEELRRLNSIIIQTADKHKVPAGGALAVDRGVFSQDLTQTLDNHPLITLKREEIKSIPPDTIVVLATGPLTTESLATELQGLTGMEYMSFFDAASPIIVGESINQDIAFFASRYDKGEAAYLNCPMNKEQYINFWQELSKAEQAELKDFDRETSNFFEGCLPIEELAQRGEETMRYGPLKPIGLFDSRLGDFRENKDKRPYAVVQLRQEDKAGQLWNMVGFQTNLRWGEQKRVFRLIPGLENAEFVRMGVMHKNTFLNAPQLLHATLQFKTNPNLLAAGQLIGTEGYTAASAGGWLAGTNAARVYKNQEPLVLSPVTMMGALFDFISSADAKHFQPMPPNFGILPTFETKIKNKRERYQAYGERALTMVDSLLTQV
- the pilH-2 gene encoding twitching motility two-component system response regulator PilH, which gives rise to MIKILVVDDSHAPREVICDTLKQFNIQVAEATNGVEAIEVLKAEKFNLVITDVVMPEMNGYELCRWIKENPSTKKVPVIFCSTKNQDFDIHWAQKQGGDAYIVKEEFIKDRMQLLKTIKYLLKQVK
- the thiL gene encoding thiamine-monophosphate kinase ThiL; the protein is MELIKDLGEHELLRRLKNYCHPSLVGDDGAVLDVSEGMQLVVTSDMLVDDVHFSDRTTPPYMVGWRSVAANLSDLAAMGAYPLGITVALSLSPNTPWHWVESLYQGMRDCLTQFDTTIVGGDLTRGKVRAIAITALGEVKPNQKILRNTAKTGDVIVITGIHGLSRGGLEILLSPEKYQNLDEQSKEKLILAHQKPQPRLDLLPQLHNSGSITGMDSSDGLADAIIQICQQSNKGARIYLDKIPVAPEVLKITDSKTALKWTLFGGEDFELVLCLSPKNAQHLVNEAHGKIKIIGEITDEKKVILIDNNKPDSEVLLDVNEIFNHF
- the pflA gene encoding pyruvate formate lyase activating enzyme PflA — translated: MTEGLIHSLESCGTVDGPGIRFVIFTQGCPLRCLYCHNPDCRHIEEGKSKKVTTEELIKEIKKYRSYFQYSGGGVTVTGGEPLMQPEFVKSIFESCHKLGIHTTLDTSGYVTLNAAKPVLEHTDLVLLDIKSFNPDIYRTVTSVSLEPTLNFARYLAEIKKPTWIRFVLVPGLTDVEDNVLGLAKFVSQLDNVEKVEILPFHKMGEYKWEQLGFDYKLKNTEPPSQELMEKVIKIFQSYDLVVQ
- a CDS encoding FHA domain protein → MYRITLAWQENRQIRSRTIADDDYTLYPQKIIIGRGDEKQCDITLTHSDPMIIRTVSQAHLEIFYDQGKNKFLAKNLTQNRQTQKKPNPLIIDRKKVISDTVEINENTVIKLGKITMVVRNIELPDHCGEYIIKCSGPKEHILSKEHEGLNCPYCGYVVFTGTTLK